The Sinomicrobium kalidii genome contains a region encoding:
- a CDS encoding bile acid:sodium symporter family protein: MRFKTASFVLALLVSILIAYLFPEPAIEGSGFPIKTISSVGISLIFFFYGLKLSPDKIKKGLNNWRLHLVVQLSTFILFPLLILPFYPLMQNMEQRTLWLALFFLATLPSTVSSSVVMVSMAGGNIPAAIFNASLSGMIGILITPLWVTPFLGKNIPDPDFTHIYTQLAFEVILPVILGILLQPLGGKTATRYSRQLGLFDKTIILLIVYKSFAGSFYSGIFRQIQWGDIALLILIVLLLFFTVYGCIYLISKRLHFNREDRITALFCGSKKSLVHGTVMAKVLFSKLSTAGIILLPLMLYHGLQILLVSIIASRFSLKTRKPDGKQA, translated from the coding sequence ATGCGATTTAAGACAGCCTCTTTTGTCCTGGCACTTCTGGTCAGCATACTCATAGCTTATCTCTTCCCCGAACCGGCTATAGAGGGAAGTGGTTTTCCCATAAAAACCATAAGCAGTGTTGGTATATCCCTTATCTTTTTTTTCTACGGTCTAAAACTGAGCCCGGACAAGATCAAAAAGGGACTGAACAACTGGAGGCTGCACCTGGTGGTACAGCTTTCCACTTTTATACTGTTCCCCCTTCTCATACTACCGTTTTACCCGCTTATGCAAAATATGGAGCAGCGCACCCTGTGGCTTGCCCTGTTCTTTCTGGCAACTCTGCCCTCTACCGTATCCTCGTCCGTAGTTATGGTATCCATGGCAGGAGGCAATATCCCGGCAGCTATATTCAATGCCAGTCTTTCCGGTATGATAGGTATCCTGATCACCCCGCTCTGGGTAACTCCGTTCCTCGGGAAAAATATACCGGACCCCGATTTTACGCATATCTATACACAACTCGCTTTCGAAGTTATTCTGCCCGTTATACTGGGTATCCTGCTACAACCACTGGGAGGAAAAACAGCAACCAGGTACAGCAGGCAACTCGGTTTGTTTGACAAAACCATTATCCTGCTCATCGTTTACAAAAGTTTTGCAGGTTCATTCTACTCCGGGATATTCCGGCAGATACAATGGGGAGACATCGCCTTGCTCATACTTATTGTCCTGTTGCTCTTTTTTACGGTTTACGGCTGTATTTACCTCATCTCAAAACGGTTGCATTTTAATAGGGAAGACCGTATCACGGCATTGTTTTGCGGTTCCAAGAAATCCCTTGTGCACGGTACGGTGATGGCTAAAGTACTTTTCTCAAAACTGAGCACGGCAGGGATTATTCTCCTCCCCCTGATGCTCTATCACGGATTGCAGATATTGCTGGTGAGTATTATAGCTTCCCGTTTTTCCCTCAAAACCCGAAAACCGGACGGAAAACAGGCATAG
- a CDS encoding calcium/sodium antiporter, with translation MNLLFIAIGLVLLIAGGDWLLRSAVGLSLRLNIPRMVIGMTVVSFATSAPELIVSVKSAIGGFSDIALGNVVGSNIANLGLVLGVTVTLSAITVKRGFYKVDWPIMMLASILLYVFIVPDGILQRWEGGVLFAMLVLFLIFMFRNKKGEEEPEELAEIAQKMPGYGRISLFLVIGGAALWGGSELLIRGAVGMAEYYGVSERVIAVTVVSVGTSIPELAASIMAVIRKEKAISLGNLIGSNIFNILAVLGITAMITPVQAKDGRLISNDLYWMLGIAFVVLPLVFLPKKMRLGRLEGIILLLLYASFVYLTL, from the coding sequence ATGAACCTGTTGTTTATCGCTATAGGATTGGTCCTGCTTATTGCCGGAGGAGACTGGTTGCTACGGTCTGCCGTCGGATTGTCGTTACGTCTCAACATTCCGCGTATGGTAATCGGGATGACAGTGGTGTCCTTTGCCACTTCCGCCCCCGAACTTATAGTTAGTGTGAAGTCGGCAATAGGTGGCTTTTCCGATATTGCCCTGGGCAATGTTGTGGGATCGAATATAGCCAACCTGGGACTGGTGCTCGGGGTTACGGTCACCTTGTCCGCCATTACGGTAAAACGCGGTTTTTATAAGGTTGACTGGCCCATTATGATGTTAGCTTCAATACTGCTCTATGTTTTTATTGTACCGGACGGGATATTGCAGCGCTGGGAAGGTGGAGTATTGTTTGCCATGCTGGTGTTGTTCCTGATTTTTATGTTCCGGAACAAGAAGGGGGAAGAGGAGCCTGAGGAACTGGCAGAAATAGCACAGAAAATGCCCGGATACGGCCGTATATCCCTGTTTCTGGTTATAGGCGGCGCGGCCCTCTGGGGAGGATCGGAATTACTGATACGGGGTGCTGTGGGAATGGCAGAGTATTATGGCGTGAGCGAAAGGGTCATTGCAGTTACCGTGGTTTCTGTAGGGACCAGCATTCCCGAACTTGCTGCCTCAATAATGGCCGTGATCCGGAAAGAGAAAGCAATTTCACTGGGGAACCTTATCGGCTCCAACATCTTCAATATCCTGGCTGTATTGGGTATTACAGCCATGATCACCCCGGTGCAGGCCAAAGATGGAAGGTTGATAAGCAATGATCTGTACTGGATGCTCGGTATTGCTTTTGTGGTTTTGCCGTTGGTCTTCCTGCCGAAAAAAATGCGGCTGGGGCGATTGGAAGGCATAATACTTCTCCTGCTGTATGCATCCTTTGTTTACCTGACACTATAA
- a CDS encoding glutamine synthetase beta-grasp domain-containing protein produces the protein MSRAKLEYIWLDGYVPTQSLRSKTKIVSDFSGKLEDCEIWSFDGSSTEQAEGNSSDCLLKPVFICPDPQRNNAYLVMCEVLNPDGTPHVSNGRATIDDDDNDFWFGFEQEYFLWNPETNKPLGFPANGYPAPQGQYYCSVGANNAYGREIVEEHLDVCLEAGLNVEGINAEVAAGQWEFQIFAKGAAEAGDQIWAARYFLERICEKYGIAVNWHPKPLGNLDWNGSGMHANFSNSTLRSCGDKAVYESVCEAFRPVVKEHIDVYGADNDQRLTGKHETASITDFSYGVSDRGASIRIPIATVERGWKGWLEDRRPSSNGDPYKIAARIIKTVKSVEVDKAVAV, from the coding sequence ATGAGTAGAGCTAAACTTGAGTACATTTGGTTAGATGGTTATGTACCGACGCAGAGCTTGAGGAGCAAGACAAAAATTGTGAGTGATTTTTCCGGGAAACTGGAAGATTGTGAAATATGGTCTTTTGACGGTTCTTCTACGGAGCAGGCTGAGGGAAATTCTTCAGACTGCCTGCTCAAACCTGTTTTTATCTGCCCCGACCCCCAGCGCAATAATGCTTACCTGGTGATGTGTGAAGTGTTGAATCCGGACGGAACGCCGCATGTTTCCAACGGAAGGGCTACTATTGATGACGATGACAATGACTTCTGGTTTGGTTTCGAACAGGAATACTTCCTCTGGAACCCCGAAACAAATAAACCCCTTGGCTTCCCTGCCAACGGATACCCGGCCCCTCAGGGACAATACTATTGTTCCGTAGGAGCAAACAATGCGTACGGAAGGGAGATCGTGGAAGAACACCTGGACGTATGCCTGGAAGCAGGACTCAATGTAGAGGGTATCAACGCCGAAGTTGCTGCCGGACAATGGGAATTCCAGATATTCGCCAAAGGTGCGGCCGAAGCCGGTGACCAGATCTGGGCAGCCCGCTATTTCCTCGAAAGAATTTGCGAAAAATATGGTATTGCCGTAAACTGGCACCCCAAACCTCTTGGAAACCTCGACTGGAACGGAAGCGGTATGCATGCCAACTTCTCTAATTCCACACTGCGAAGCTGCGGCGACAAAGCCGTTTATGAAAGCGTTTGCGAGGCATTCCGTCCCGTGGTAAAAGAACACATCGATGTTTACGGTGCCGATAACGACCAGCGACTCACCGGAAAACACGAAACCGCCTCCATTACCGATTTCAGCTACGGAGTTTCCGACCGCGGCGCTTCCATACGTATTCCGATCGCAACTGTAGAACGCGGCTGGAAAGGATGGCTGGAAGACCGCAGGCCTTCATCTAACGGTGACCCTTATAAAATTGCGGCCAGGATCATTAAAACGGTAAAATCAGTTGAAGTAGACAAAGCTGTTGCCGTTTAA